Within the Ostrinia nubilalis chromosome 12, ilOstNubi1.1, whole genome shotgun sequence genome, the region CGCACTTATACATACATTATACGTTTTGATTTAGATCATTTTAATCCggatttaatacataattttctGAAGCATCATAATTATTAGGTAGACAAATATTGAAAGCCTGTAGATTTGATAGTTTAAAAAGTAATCTACATTGTCATATAGATACGTTTTTTGAAATACggtgtttaaaataaattatttgcttTGATTGTTACCGATTTAGTTACTCCATTGTTGCAGCATCCATTAGCAGCTACACAAGTATACCGTGCAACCTAATTTTGACTCTCCTTTCTCATTTTTGTGGACGAAAGAAGACCTTGCTAGCCATCTCCATCTGCACCTTTAGCGCGTCGGTACTTCTTTACTACAGTCGCAGCCCCGCGCACATATTCTTCAGCCAAATGATCTATGGCGTCACTGGAGCCGGACAAATGACAGTATATGGCCCCATACTCGCAGAGTATTCGTCGACTAAATATCGAGGAATCTTCCTTACTTTGAAATCGGCTACCTTTTTCTGGGGAATATGGACCGCAAATGCAATTGGAATATTTACccactacaaattcattggacTCCTTGCCGTACTGTGTTCGAGTTATTGCTTCTCGACTGGATTTTTTATACCGGAATCTCCCTACTGGTTGGCTTTTAAGGGTAAATATGATCAGTGCGCTGAAACCCATCGATTATTAAAAGGAGAAGACGAGAAGGCAGAAAAAGAATTAAAAGATCTGATAAACTTGCAAGAGGAACTACACGTACATGACGTAAAATTCAGACCAattaaaaaatgcattttacaCTATGTTGAAATTATACAACTACCAGACGTATACAAACCTATATTGCTatgtttattagtttttttggTTTATCACATATCGGGAAAACTTGTGTGTGCTGTTTACGCCTTAGAAATAATGAAGGAAATTACTGATAAAGAATCGACAGCACATATTGGCGTGCTAGTTTTAGATGgatttagtgttttgggtatgTATATAGGCTGTGGAGTATCTAAAGTTCTCAAAAGACGAACAATTTTGTTAGTGAATTCAACAATAGGTACaacatttttattcatattGTCTATTTACTTGTGTCTAGTCAAATTAAGTGTTATATCTCAAAACTCTTATATAGTAATCACTTTACTAGTTGTATATTCTTTAGCAATATGCTGTGGTCCAGCTATATTGTCAACCTCTATTTATGGAGAACTATTACCAGTCAAAGCCAGAAGCTTTAGTATTTTTTGTACTTCCACGCTCGCTATGTTATATTTTGCTACAATTATTAGGGTGTCACCAATGATGTTTTCTGTTTTCGATATATTTGGAACTTTTTTATTCTTCAGCCTTTGTTCAACAATATGTATCATCCTTACTTATAAGtatttacctgaaacaaaagataaaacCATTTATGAGATAGCAGCATTGTTTAAGAAGGATCAACCTCAAGTAAGGTCTGAAGACGATCCTAAAAACGTACAAACAAGAAATCAACGTTAAAATTCCACGAAATATGAAGTGAGCTTGGTCAGATGGCATTTCGTGAGCCTCTTCACATAAAACTTCATCATAGATTATTATGATGGCGTTTTAACTATTTTGTGGAAGAGTGCACGGAATAGTGAAGAATTGTGCAGGTAATTTTCTCAACTCTtcctatttttataattataaataaataaataaataataataaagacgtCTATTGCCAATAAAAGAAACTTTCTTTACAGTACAGAAtatcattatattttatctaGCGGCTTCTACTTAATGTGTCGCAGTAGCCTttaaattatgttaaaagaATGTGACTAATTTTATGAATTGAAGTCTTTATTGTGACGCACAGTTCCGCATTAACAGCGTAAAGTAGtaaattattcaaa harbors:
- the LOC135076445 gene encoding uncharacterized protein LOC135076445 isoform X1, with product MENRSDNENASDKVTWIQFLRQVNVSLTIWSYFFIVGLVTGAPTVIIPQLIKETNTTVVLEDKFYPWITSISSYTSIPCNLILTLLSHFCGRKKTLLAISICTFSASVLLYYSRSPAHIFFSQMIYGVTGAGQMTVYGPILAEYSSTKYRGIFLTLKSATFFWGIWTANAIGIFTHYKFIGLLAVLCSSYCFSTGFFIPESPYWLAFKGKYDQCAETHRLLKGEDEKAEKELKDLINLQEELHVHDVKFRPIKKCILHYVEIIQLPDVYKPILLCLLVFLVYHISGKLVCAVYALEIMKEITDKESTAHIGVLVLDGFSVLGMYIGCGVSKVLKRRTILLVNSTIGTTFLFILSIYLCLVKLSVISQNSYIVITLLVVYSLAICCGPAILSTSIYGELLPVKARSFSIFCTSTLAMLYFATIIRVSPMMFSVFDIFGTFLFFSLCSTICIILTYKYLPETKDKTIYEIAALFKKDQPQVRSEDDPKNVQTRNQR